AAGATGGAAAAGTATAAGAGCATGGAGAGGATAGCGTCAATGCGATGAGAGAACACTTAAAAGGCCGCGAAGGATTGTATTTCTTGCTACAGATAGGTTCGCAGGAAAAAGGAAAATCCAGGCGATACTACCGAGACTTAGAGTTCTCGATGAAACGAGGAACTCTAATCTCAGAATTAGCCTTACGCCAGGACATCTATCCCGATAGGGCTCTGTAGTGAGTTCGCAGCAACGAGAGCAATCATCGTCCTACGATCAGCTAACTGTTTGCTCGCTACAAGCTGGTTCACTTCCGAGCGTGCATTAGCAACTGCTCCGGTAATGAGCGCTGGGCGCAATCCCCTTGCAACAGCAAGTATCAAATTGGCATCGGCCATGGTAACCCCTCCTCCTTGAGGAGAAAACCAATCTTGGTTGTTTTGGGCGGCAACCCACATCCTTGTGAGCTTTCTAGCCCTTATCTTTACTACTTAACGGGGCATACCCAAGAAGCATTAGCCCTTTAATATAAAAAATTACAATACCCTAACAAAACGAATTCACTTAAAATATCAATCGTTAATCGAGACATCCCAAAAAAAACTTTAATTTCACTAAAACAAATCAAGATACTTGGTTCCCTCCCACAACCTCCAGCTCTCTGATTCACACACCCGTTGAGCCCTTAAAAACTCTCTCTGTCTTGCGATGATTCTTAAAGGGGTAGAAAATAACTTGTCTCAAAAAAAATGTTTTGACTTGAAATATTCTTTTTAGGAGCCGCTATGGCCGAGGATGAGCGTTTTACGACCAGCGACGGTGTTCCCCATAACTTCCACTTCGACACGCTCGCACTGCACGCAGGCCAGCGCCCCGACCCTCTTACGGGCTCCCGTGCGGTACCCATCCACCAGACCTCCTCGTTCGTTTTTGAAGACACGGCCCATGCAGCTGGTCTTTTCGCTCTCCAGGACTACGGCTATATCTACTCACGGATAGGCAATCCCACCGTGGCCGTTTTCGAGGAGCGAATGGCCACCCTTGAGAACGGCATCGGCGCCCTCGCCACCAGCTCGGGGCAAGCGGCTCAATTCCTCGCCTTTTTCACATTACTTGAGGCCGGAGATGAGATCGTTTCGGCGGCCACCCTCTACGGAGGCACTTACACCCAATTCGACGTTAGTTTTCGAAAATTCGGCTGGAATGTGACATTTGTTGACCCCGACAGACCCGAGGCCTTCCGCGAGGCCGTCACCGACAAAACCCGCGCCCTCTACTGCGAGACCATCGGCAATCCCCTTTCGAACGTAGCCGACCTTGAGGCCATCGCCAAAATTGCACACGAGTGCGATGTCCCTCTTATTGTGGACAACACATTTGCCTCGCCCTATCTGTGCCGCCCCCTGGACTGGGGCGCCGATATCGTCGTCCACTCCTCGACAAAATTCATCGGTGGCCACGGAACAAGCATCGGCGGCGTCATCGTCGATTCTGGGAGATTTAACTGGGCAAACGGAAAATTCCCTTCCATGGTCAGCCCATCGAAGGGATATCACGGACTGAATTTCCACGAGACCTTTGGTGAGCTTGGCTATATCACCAAGGCCCGAACCGAGGGAATGCGCGACATGGGCCCCTGCCCGAGCCCCTTCAACGCTTTTTTATTTCTCCAGGGTCTCGAAACACTCCATCTTCGCATGGAGCGCCACTCGGAGAATGCCCAGAGGGTGGCCGAATTTCTCGCCGCCGATGAGCGCGTATCCTTCGTCAACTATCCCGGCCTCGCTACAAGCCCTTATTACGATTTGGGCCAGAAATACCTTTCCCAAGGGCAAAGCTCTGTTTTCTCTTTCGGGGTCAAGGGCGGATATGAGGCGGCCGTCAAATTTATTGAGGGGCTGGAAATCCATAGCCACCTGGCAAACGTGGGCGATGCGAAAAGCCTGATTATCCATCCGGCGTCTACCACCCATGCTCAATTAACCCAAGAGGATATGAAAGCCGGAAAAATAACACCCGAGCTTTTACGGATTTCGGTCGGAATCGAACACATAGACGATATATTATGGGATCTCGATTGCGGCCTCACCACCGCCACGAAATAGAGCCTCATCGCGACAGCGGGCGCAGACGGGAGTAGTGCCACACAATGACAAATCCTTCGCTCCAGGACACGAGTACTATTCAACAGATACTTAAGAAAATGCACCGGGTAGCCCTTGTAGGCGTATCTGCCAACGAGGTTCGACCAAGTTTCTTCGTTGCCTATTATCTTCAGCGAATGGGCTTCGATATTATACCGGTGAACCCTCGCTACGAGGAGGTGCTCGGCGAGCCATGCTACCCCTCGCTGGCCGATATTCCAGAGCCGCCCGAGGTGGTGGATGTATTCCGGCGCCCTGAGGATGTTGGAGAAATTGTTGACCAAGCGATAGCTATTGGTGTCAAGGCATTATGGCTTCAATTTGGGGTTATCAACGAGCAACAAGCCCTTCGGGCGCAAAACGCAGGCTTGGCCGTCATCATGGACCGTTGTATGAAAATCGAGCATGGACGCTACAAGGGCAGCCTGCAGTGGGCTGGCATGAGGACGGGCGTCATTACTGCCCGAAGGTTAGTATGGCAATAATTCAATGAATTATATGCGGCGGCACTTGCAGTTAAGGCCAAAAATTTTTATAAGTAATCATGTAAACAGGCTGTTCGGTTCTGTGGCCTTTTCTTTATCCTGGCCGCCAACCAGGTGGAATATGAAAACAGCGTTTTTGAAAATTCGCCCGTTGCTGTGTCTATCAATTTTCGCCACCCTTTTCATCACTATTGCTACCTCTAGCTTTTCTCTCTACGCCGATGAAACGCCATCGCTCATAGCCCTTCCCTTGGAGGGAGCGCCCGTTTTGATGTCGTCGAACCGAGAACCATTCAAGTTGATTCGCGAGGTCTCGCTTCATCCGAACGATTACATACAAACCGGGCCAGGAGGGCGCGCGCTCATCAAATTTGCGGGAGATAAAGTTTGCAAGTTCATTCTCGAGCCCAACAGCGTATTTAAGCTTGGCGGCCAAACGGCCCGCGGCATCTACCGGGTCTATCTACTGGATGGCGCGATGTTAGGAGAAAACACCTCCTGCCAAGTCATGATGGATATCAGGACAAACGAAGGACGCCTACTAGGCAAAAACGCCTCCTATCGCTTACAGGCGTTAAGCGAAAAAACGAGGATTCAACTCGTATCCGGCAACATGCAATTTCATATCCAAGGCCAGGCAGTACCCCTACGGGCCAAAACCTTGACCACAATTTCCAGGTCGGGCAACCATCGAATCTCGTCAATGGCTCGCCTCAGGGGCCGAGGCACAGCGCGGCGAACAACCAATCTCTCTGGCACCAATCTAAAGAGCGGCATCGTCCCCATCGCTGCCACCGCCGGGCAGCCTTGACGAAATCGCTTTCCTCGCATACATATCATTAGCTTTCGAAATCAGAAAAGGCCGGGGCGTGGCGCAGTCTGGTAGCGC
The window above is part of the Nitrospinaceae bacterium genome. Proteins encoded here:
- a CDS encoding O-acetylhomoserine aminocarboxypropyltransferase/cysteine synthase, giving the protein MAEDERFTTSDGVPHNFHFDTLALHAGQRPDPLTGSRAVPIHQTSSFVFEDTAHAAGLFALQDYGYIYSRIGNPTVAVFEERMATLENGIGALATSSGQAAQFLAFFTLLEAGDEIVSAATLYGGTYTQFDVSFRKFGWNVTFVDPDRPEAFREAVTDKTRALYCETIGNPLSNVADLEAIAKIAHECDVPLIVDNTFASPYLCRPLDWGADIVVHSSTKFIGGHGTSIGGVIVDSGRFNWANGKFPSMVSPSKGYHGLNFHETFGELGYITKARTEGMRDMGPCPSPFNAFLFLQGLETLHLRMERHSENAQRVAEFLAADERVSFVNYPGLATSPYYDLGQKYLSQGQSSVFSFGVKGGYEAAVKFIEGLEIHSHLANVGDAKSLIIHPASTTHAQLTQEDMKAGKITPELLRISVGIEHIDDILWDLDCGLTTATK
- a CDS encoding CoA-binding protein; the encoded protein is MTNPSLQDTSTIQQILKKMHRVALVGVSANEVRPSFFVAYYLQRMGFDIIPVNPRYEEVLGEPCYPSLADIPEPPEVVDVFRRPEDVGEIVDQAIAIGVKALWLQFGVINEQQALRAQNAGLAVIMDRCMKIEHGRYKGSLQWAGMRTGVITARRLVWQ